Proteins encoded in a region of the Streptomyces sp. NBC_00258 genome:
- a CDS encoding sigma-70 family RNA polymerase sigma factor — MSGDEFPGPEEKAEGKSEVGPEVGPEVGPEGKRNGRGNSGANGREDDGSSGRGNGLGSAGGSEILALRFESHRARLRAVAHRMLGSLAEADDAVQEAWLRLSRADTGAVANLGGWLTTTVGRICLDMLRSRRTRREEPLDEPDVRLPEPVLAPVTGADPEQEALLADSVGLALLVVLETLSPAERLAFVLHDLFAVPFDEVATVLGRSPAATRQLASRARRRVQGGAPASDAGPDRQREVVDAFLAAARDGDFDGLVAVLDPDVVARTGAGVTTGAAAVASGAIAFGRLAAVGRPALVNGVVGVVGLMEGRVVSVLSFTVVHGRIAVIDIVREPGRLAGLDVTFLEG, encoded by the coding sequence ATGAGCGGGGACGAATTCCCGGGGCCGGAAGAAAAGGCTGAAGGAAAGTCGGAAGTCGGGCCGGAAGTCGGGCCGGAAGTCGGGCCGGAAGGCAAAAGGAACGGCCGCGGCAACAGCGGCGCGAACGGCCGTGAGGACGACGGTTCGAGCGGCCGCGGGAACGGCCTCGGGAGCGCCGGTGGCAGCGAAATTCTCGCCCTGCGGTTCGAGTCGCACCGGGCGCGTCTGCGGGCCGTCGCCCATCGCATGCTCGGTTCGCTCGCCGAGGCCGACGACGCCGTTCAGGAGGCCTGGCTCAGGCTCAGCCGGGCGGACACCGGTGCGGTCGCGAACCTGGGCGGCTGGCTGACGACCACGGTCGGCCGGATCTGTCTCGACATGCTGCGCTCCCGCCGGACGCGCCGCGAGGAGCCGCTGGACGAGCCGGACGTACGGCTGCCGGAACCGGTCCTCGCGCCCGTCACCGGGGCCGACCCCGAGCAGGAGGCGCTGCTCGCCGACTCGGTGGGCCTCGCGCTGCTCGTCGTCCTGGAGACCCTGAGCCCGGCCGAGCGGCTCGCCTTCGTGCTGCACGACCTGTTCGCCGTGCCCTTCGACGAGGTCGCGACCGTGTTGGGGCGTTCGCCCGCCGCGACCCGTCAGCTCGCCAGCCGGGCGCGGCGCCGGGTCCAGGGCGGGGCGCCCGCGTCCGACGCCGGTCCCGACCGGCAGCGGGAGGTCGTCGACGCGTTCCTTGCCGCCGCGCGCGACGGTGACTTCGACGGTCTCGTCGCGGTGCTCGACCCGGATGTGGTGGCACGGACTGGGGCCGGGGTGACGACCGGCGCGGCGGCCGTGGCATCCGGTGCGATCGCGTTCGGGCGGCTCGCCGCGGTCGGGCGGCCCGCGCTCGTCAACGGGGTCGTCGGTGTCGTGGGCCTCATGGAGGGGCGCGTGGTCAGCGTGCTGTCCTTCACAGTCGTACACGGCCGGATCGCGGTGATCGACATCGTCCGGGAGCCGGGGCGGCTGGCCGGGCTCGACGTCACCTTCCTGGAAGGGTGA
- the arfB gene encoding alternative ribosome rescue aminoacyl-tRNA hydrolase ArfB — translation MSGPYVIRGSVSLPEAELMWRFSRSSGPGGQHVNTSDSQVELRFDLAKTEALPPVWKERALAKLAGRLVDGVVSVRSSEHRSQWRNRETAAVRLASLLAEATAPPPRARRATRIPRGINERRLREKKQRGDMKRGRSGRDWT, via the coding sequence ATGTCCGGTCCTTACGTCATCCGTGGCTCCGTCTCGCTGCCCGAGGCCGAGCTCATGTGGCGTTTCTCGCGGTCCTCAGGGCCGGGCGGGCAGCACGTCAACACCTCCGACTCACAGGTCGAGCTGCGCTTCGACCTGGCGAAGACGGAGGCACTGCCGCCGGTGTGGAAGGAGCGGGCCCTCGCCAAGCTGGCCGGGCGGCTCGTCGACGGCGTCGTCAGCGTGCGTTCCTCCGAGCACCGCTCCCAGTGGCGCAACCGCGAGACCGCGGCCGTCCGGCTCGCCTCGCTGCTCGCCGAGGCCACCGCCCCGCCGCCGAGGGCCCGCCGCGCCACCCGGATCCCTCGCGGGATCAACGAGCGGCGGCTGCGTGAGAAGAAGCAGCGCGGAGACATGAAGCGGGGGCGCTCCGGGCGCGACTGGACCTGA
- a CDS encoding TerD family protein, translated as MAVSLSKGGNVSLTKEAPGLTAVTVGLGWDVRTTTGTDFDLDASAIAVNPQGKVYSDGHFVFFNNKQTPDQTIVHTGDNRSGEGEGDDEAINVNLAGLPADIDKIVFPVSIYDAETRSQNFGQVRNAYIRIVNQAGGTEIARYDLSEDAATETAMVFGELYRNGAEWKFRAVGQGYASGLTGIAQDFGVNV; from the coding sequence ATGGCTGTAAGCCTGTCCAAGGGTGGCAACGTCTCGCTCACCAAGGAGGCTCCGGGCCTGACCGCCGTCACCGTGGGCCTCGGCTGGGACGTCCGCACCACCACGGGAACCGACTTCGACCTGGATGCCTCGGCCATCGCGGTCAACCCCCAGGGCAAGGTCTACTCGGACGGACACTTCGTCTTCTTCAACAACAAGCAGACCCCGGACCAGACCATCGTCCACACCGGCGACAACCGCTCGGGCGAAGGCGAGGGCGACGACGAGGCGATCAACGTCAACCTGGCCGGCCTCCCCGCCGACATCGACAAGATCGTCTTCCCGGTCTCCATCTACGACGCGGAGACCCGCTCGCAGAACTTCGGCCAGGTCCGCAACGCGTACATCCGCATCGTGAACCAGGCCGGCGGCACCGAGATCGCCCGCTACGACCTCTCGGAGGACGCGGCCACCGAGACGGCCATGGTCTTCGGTGAGCTGTACCGCAACGGCGCGGAGTGGAAGTTCCGCGCGGTGGGCCAGGGCTACGCGTCCGGCCTGACGGGCATCGCCCAGGACTTCGGCGTCAACGTCTGA
- a CDS encoding GNAT family N-acetyltransferase yields the protein MIIEPLALTPDHDLPGPLLTELTALYASNHEFYALSGDFPDPHDIRPEQVAAALADELATPDVDVLLARSAGQLTAVAITLAHHPDPADPDPWIGLLLVDAAQQGKGYGRQLAAHIEDGFREAGRDAVRLAALDNNPGALAFWTTIGYEIIGHRKDRRLARPCAVLRKILR from the coding sequence GTGATCATCGAACCCCTCGCCCTCACGCCGGACCACGACCTCCCCGGTCCGCTCCTCACCGAACTCACCGCGCTCTACGCGTCGAACCACGAGTTCTACGCGCTCAGCGGCGACTTCCCGGACCCTCACGACATCCGCCCGGAACAGGTGGCGGCGGCGCTGGCCGACGAACTGGCGACCCCCGATGTGGACGTCTTACTGGCCCGCAGTGCCGGACAGCTCACCGCCGTGGCGATCACCCTCGCCCACCACCCCGACCCGGCCGACCCGGATCCCTGGATCGGCCTGCTGCTGGTGGACGCGGCACAGCAGGGCAAGGGGTACGGCAGGCAGCTGGCGGCCCATATCGAGGACGGCTTCCGCGAGGCGGGCCGGGACGCCGTACGCCTGGCCGCCCTCGACAACAACCCCGGGGCCCTCGCCTTCTGGACGACCATCGGCTACGAGATCATCGGCCACCGCAAGGACCGCCGACTGGCCCGCCCCTGCGCGGTACTGCGCAAGATCCTCCGCTAG
- a CDS encoding DUF5708 family protein yields MSPATKNLAEGSATLLAGLALKLFADGVEISFVSLGKAGVVMMVIGAIQTLFGLFRTTRTSSAKS; encoded by the coding sequence GTGAGTCCTGCCACCAAGAACCTGGCCGAAGGATCCGCGACCCTCCTGGCCGGCCTGGCCCTGAAACTGTTCGCCGACGGAGTGGAGATCTCATTCGTCTCCCTGGGCAAGGCCGGGGTGGTCATGATGGTCATCGGCGCGATCCAGACGCTCTTCGGCCTGTTCCGGACAACACGCACGAGCAGCGCAAAAAGCTGA